From Mytilus edulis chromosome 9, xbMytEdul2.2, whole genome shotgun sequence, the proteins below share one genomic window:
- the LOC139490015 gene encoding uncharacterized protein yields the protein MYLLKLWPGDGDVKIITGRPRHPRTQGLVEQVHDSLHKLLASKRADKPGSGWLEFLYEIQYSLNTQCHSSIKMTPFEAVFGQKANDGICVGSQETDEFIDEENIEYMIEGEGDVMTDGQTENETDSQKENETDSQTENETDSQTEAETDSQTDAETDSQPDAETDLQIETVQPARKRRRTETSEISTEKYDGTDYRPTQDEIMAVDDFMILNDIITDPPEDNNCTIAMDDEQMTSHDRIRKILDKNYKKSIENTMRKYNKKVSKTNAKIEKGSFVTVRIPVVDRASGDLPRLLCRVDDIIGKDASLYKLSCEFGILNSCYDMGDIELLTRKIETEHWSTNGISLHAAAKQASFSLASKRCKCKGTCLTKTCKCKKSDVPCGSKCHPGRECQNRMLIDN from the coding sequence ATGTATCTGTTAAAACTTTGGCCCGGCGACGGAGATGTTAAGATAATAACAGGGAGACCTAGGCATCCAAGAACACAGGGTTTAGTGGAACAGGTTCATGACTCACTTCACAAACTGTTGGCATCAAAACGAGCAGACAAACCTGGCTCAGGATGGCTTGAGTTTTTGTATGAGATACAGTATTCACTTAACACACAGTGTCATTCTAGTATTAAAATGACGCCTTTTGAAGCTGTATTTGGTCAAAAAGCTAATGATGGTATTTGTGTAGGTTCGCAAGAGACTGATGAGTTCATTGACGAAGAGAATATTGAGTACATGATTGAAGGAGAAGGAGACGTAAtgactgacggacagacggaaAACGAGACTGACTCACAGAAAGAAAACGAGACTGACTCACAGACAGAAAACGAGACTGACTCACAGACTGAAGCTGAGACCGACTCACAGACAGATGCTGAGACCGACTCACAGCCGGATGCTGAAACCGATTTACAGATAGAAACTGTTCAACCTGCCCGAAAACGACGACGAACTGAAACGTCAGAAATATCTACAGAGAAATACGATGGTACAGACTACAGACCGACACAGGACGAAATCATGGCAGTTGATGATTTTATGATTCTGAATGATATTATAACCGACCCTCCTGAGGACAACAACTGTACCATAGCAATGGACGATGAACAAATGACTTCTCACGACAGAATACGAAAGATACTTGACAAAAATTATAAGAAATCTATCGAAAATACaatgagaaaatataataaaaaagtgtcaaaaactaatgcaaaaattgaaaaaggtaGCTTTGTCACTGTGCGAATACCAGTTGTTGATAGAGCATCGGGAGATCTTCCCAGATTATTATGTAGGGTTGATGATATCATCGGAAAAGATGCGAGTTTGTACAAGCTATCATGCGAATTTGGTATATTGAACTCGTGTTATGATATGGGTGATATTGAACTTTTGACAAGGAAAATAGAAACTGAACATTGGAGTACAAACGGAATTTCCTTGCATGCGGCCGCAAAACAAGCCAGTTTTTCTCTTGCAAGTAAAAGATGCAAATGTAAAGGAACATGCCTGACAAAGACATGCAAATGTAAAAAATCAGACGTTCCTTGTGGCAGCAAGTGTCACCCGGGCCGAGAGTGCCAAAACAGGATGTTGATAGACAATTAA
- the LOC139490016 gene encoding collagen alpha-1(XII) chain-like, with protein sequence MLAAICFGTNTKDHFFLKEHPTKQSVIDAINAFKPGQRGSTFTGKGLERIRNEYFKAANGGGRPSVTRVIIVLTDGVSSDKPIPIANKLKSEKVYIFGVGVGNGINLNEISKIASGPDYVNLVDDFLGLKTTVVQKIAEKICTNIVPANNKNGENSDKDSDSKGSRYGQVPIRIDLSIPIMLSQNVGQVPEDAESKKRYYAQLGHAAKYPYKAGTYNHIPVKDPKSSY encoded by the exons ATGTTGGCGGCAATATGTTTTGGCACAAACACTAAAGATCATTTCTTTTTGAAAGAACATCCGACTAAACAGTCTGTCATTGACGCAATAAATGCTTTTAAACCTGGACAACGTGGATCAACATTTACTGGTAAAGGATTAGAG AGaatcagaaatgaatatttcaagGCAGCAAATGGTGGAGGCCGTCCATCTGTTACCAGAGTGATTATAGTTCTTACTGATGGCGTCAGTTCTGACAAACCAATTCCTATTGCAAACAAGCTGAAAAGTGAGAAAGTTTACATATTCGGCGTTGGTGTTGGAAACGGAATTAATTTGAACGAAATTTCTAAAATAGCGTCCGGTCCTGATTATGTCAATCTTGTGGACGACTTTTTGGGTCTCAAAACTACTGTGGTGCAAAAGATTGCAGAGAAGATCTGTACTAATATAG ttccAGCAAACAAcaaaaatggtgaaaatagtGACAAAGACAGCGATAGTAAAGGCAGCAGATATG GACAAGTGCCAATAAGAATTGACCTATCGATTCCAATTATGTTGTCACAGAATGTCGGTCAAGTACCAGAAGATGCAGAGTCGAAGAAAAGATATTATGCACAACTAGGGCATGCAGCTAAATATCCTTACAAAGCTGGTACTTACAACCACATTCCAGTTAAGGATCCAAAATCATCTTATTAA